From the genome of Phycisphaerae bacterium:
CACCGCTTGAGTGAGCCGGGCACCTGAAGCCCCTTCGCCTTCAAGAGGTTACGGGTGGCGCGAGCTGGCTATTCGCTTTCCTCGTCCGAGCATTCCATGTTATTGAGCATCTCCGGCTGCATGAGGCGGAGGATCGCCGCGCTGCGGCATTCGAAATCGCGTGCAGTGCGGAGTACGCCGGCACCCATCAACCGTGCCGCCCCCGCTGCCTGGGCATGCCACCCTTCCCAAAGGACGCCTCCCCCTTGATGTAGTCCTTCTCCGCGAAGAGCTTGAGGAGCTCCTCGACCGATCGTACCACCACGGTCGCGCTCTTGGTCACGAACGGGGAGGGCTCGGCCTTCGGCTTCCAGACCACATAGACCTCCTTCGTGGTTTCGTAGGCATGCTGCAGCTCGCGCTCGACGCCACTGGACAGCCCCGGCTTGCCACTCGGCAACTCCGGCACGTAGCTGACAATCATGTCCGACTGATCGATGAGCTTGAAGTCGCGAGCCACGATCTGGCTGTCAATGTCAGTCTCGATCGCCATGACTTCTTCGACGCCGAACTCCATGGTCCGGCCGTGTATCTCGACCAGGAGCTTCCGTTCGCCGCGTTTGTGGGCCGCTGCGGCCAGCGACGGCAACCGCTTCTCGTCCAGGTCGCCAGGGTCAAAAGTGATGAAGTGGCTCGCCAAGGCGTCTCGGAATCCGTCGATCTCCGCCAGGACGGCCGGCAGATCCATCACATGGCTCATCGGGAACGAGGGGTAGACCTTCTTGCGCCTGGGCTCGAACATGAGCCGGTAAACGCACTCGGCCATGTCGTGCTCGACGCCCCGGGCGACAATGAAGAACCGCCCATGACCTCGGATGATCGTCGAAATGACCTCGGTAGCCAAAACCTCTTCCTCACGCCAGACCAAAATGTCCTTGAGACTGTGCCGGAGGTCGTGCTCACGGGTCAGTCGCTCGTGCACGGCGTCCACGTTGTCCACCAGGGTCATGAACAGATCGACGTCCAGAGCCATGATCTGATCATGGTCGAACGCCGGAAACAGGCCGTGCTTCCACCGAAACGTGGCGTGAGTATTGACCAGGACGTGGTCGGCCTTCTCCGCAATCCGCAGAATATCCTTGAAAACCGACCGCCGGAGAGCATCGAGCCGGGTCCGCGGCAGGTCCAGGATCCGTCCCGCCACGACGTCCGGAGCCTCTTGGTACATCATGTCACCGACGTGGCAGACGGCCACATCCTTGCCGTTCCGGCGGGCGATGTCGGCCACACGCTCAATGAACGGCTTCTTGTCAACCCCTACCTGGCCGGTCATCATCGCACGAACACCGGCCCGTCTGCGGTCGAACAGCGTTCTTTCACCTGCACCCTTCGACATCAGGCTCTCCATGTCTCCAAAAGCCCATGCTAGCTATGGTCTCGAAAAGGGTCAAACGACCATCCGGCTGCCCGTTCGGGCATGGTAGAATACGATCACTTTGAGCAAGGCTCGAGAGAACAGAACGGCGTCCGCCGCACCTTGGATCCGCGAGGATCGCATGCCCAGTCTCGACGAGATCATGTGGCTGCGATCCGCCGAAGGACAGGCCATCTGCGCGGATATGGCCGGCAACTCACCCGCGGACACGCCGGCAGCCATCACTCGCTGGCGCCAACGCCTCGAGCCCGGGCAAGTCACGGCTGCCTGGCAACAGGTCCTGTTCCGCCGATCCGCGCGGGCCAAGTTCTCACGCGCCGACCTGATGCTCTTCGACCGCGTGGCCCTCGAGCAGGCCACCGACGAAGTGCTGGCCCGCCACAAGGCCAAGCGCTTCCAGAATCGTTCGCGAATCGCAGACTTCTGTTGTGGAATCGGCGGCGACGCCCTGGCTCTGGCCGAGTTCGCATCTGTCACGGCCATCGACTGGTCGGCGGCTCGGGCAACGATGGCCGAACACAACGCATGCATCTATGGCAACCGGATCGACATCCTGACCGAGGACGCCGGCATCACCCGACCGGAAGCAGACGCCGCTCACATCGACCCCGACCGCCGTCCTGCCGGAGCACGAAGACACCGCATCGAGGAGAGCTCACCCGGTCCGCAGGTCCTGAAACAGATCGTCGATCGCTACCAGAATGTGGCCGTGAAGCTCTCGCCGGGCGCGGACTTCGAGAACCTGCCGTTCGACGCGGAAATCGAACTGATCAGCCACCGCGGCGAGTGCAAGCAAGCAGTCGCCTGGACCGGGGCGTTTCGGCAGGCTCGGCGACGGGCAACCGCGTTTCCGAGCGGCGAGTCCATCGTCGCAGGACCCGAAGAAAACCTCCTCTGGCCCCCGGCAGCTGCAATCCGGCCCAGCATGCTGCTCTTCGAGCCGGACCCGGCCGTCATCCGAGCCAACCTCGTCGGCATCCTGGCCCGCCAATACCAACTCAACCCCATCGACCCGCATATCGCCTGCCTGGTCGGAAAGACGCTGCCCCAAACTACGCTGCTGGCGGCCTTCAGAGTCCTCGACATGAGCGATTGGTCGGCCGCCCTCGGACGCCAAATGCTCGCCCGCCACAACGTCGGCCACGTCGACATCAAAACCCGCGGCTTCGCTGGAAAGCCCGAGGAAGTCCTCAAATGCCTCCATCCGCGCGGCACGCGCTCAGCCACACTCATGCTCACCCGAATCGGAGACCGACCAACGGCCATCCTCGCCG
Proteins encoded in this window:
- a CDS encoding AAA family ATPase, translating into MSKGAGERTLFDRRRAGVRAMMTGQVGVDKKPFIERVADIARRNGKDVAVCHVGDMMYQEAPDVVAGRILDLPRTRLDALRRSVFKDILRIAEKADHVLVNTHATFRWKHGLFPAFDHDQIMALDVDLFMTLVDNVDAVHERLTREHDLRHSLKDILVWREEEVLATEVISTIIRGHGRFFIVARGVEHDMAECVYRLMFEPRRKKVYPSFPMSHVMDLPAVLAEIDGFRDALASHFITFDPGDLDEKRLPSLAAAAHKRGERKLLVEIHGRTMEFGVEEVMAIETDIDSQIVARDFKLIDQSDMIVSYVPELPSGKPGLSSGVERELQHAYETTKEVYVVWKPKAEPSPFVTKSATVVVRSVEELLKLFAEKDYIKGEASFGKGGMPRQRGRHG